CCGGAGACCGACGAGGCCTTCCTCGTGCTCGAGGGCGAGCTCCGCATCGATTTCCGCGACGGCGCCGTCCTCCTCCGTCCCGGCGAGCTGTTCGTTGTCCCCAAGGGCACCGAGCACAAGCCGTTCGCCGCGGCGGAGGTGAAGCTGCTGCTGATCGAGCCGCGCGGAATCCTCAACACCGGCCATGCGGGCGGCGAGCGGACGGCGCAGAACGACAGGTGGGTGTAGGAAAGGTCGCAGGGTGAGGCAGGGCGGGGGCCAACCCTACCTCACCCTGCCCCACCTTGCCCCACCTTGCCCCCTTCCGTATCCTACTGCTCGTTCTCCCGATCACAACCTAGATTCGCACTCCTGACGACGAGGCCGGAATGGCCCCCTGCGGCCGCCCTGTCGGTGCAATCGGGCTTCGCGCTGGTGTCGGCGTGCTCCCGCTGGTCCTGCTCGCCCAGGTGGCGGCGGGGCAAGCGGTGAAGGTCACCGGGCTGGTCACGGACTCCGCTACCGGCGCGCGGCTGGAGGGAGCCCGGGTCATCCTCCGGCGCGACGGGCAGACCGTGGGTGCCGCGGAGAGTGACGGCCGCGGACGGTTTCGCTTGACCCGCATCGCGCCGGGCAGCTACGAGGTCCGGGTCGCCCGGATCGGATACGCCGCCCGTGCGAGCGGCTCGATCGACGTAGGGGAGACGGACCTGGCGCTCGACGTCCGGCTTCCCGAGCTGCCCCTCCAGCTCGAGCCCCTGGTAGTGACCGCCAATCTCGCCCTCGAGACGGCACTCCGCAGCCCCAGCGCAGTCACCGTGGTGCCCCGAGAGAGGCTGCGGACCACCGTCGCCACCACCCTCGCCGATCACCTGCGCGACGTCCCCGGCATCGACTACGCCACCAAGGGATTCTTCAGCCAGACCTTCAGCGCCCGCGGCCCCCGCAACGTGACGTCGTCGGACCTGCTGATGCTGTCCGACTACCGCTACGCCGCGCTGCCGGTGCTGGAATACAACAATCCCGGCCTGATTCCGACGACCACGGAGGACCTGGATCGGATCGAGGTGGTGCGCGGACCCGGCGCGGTGATCTATGGCCCCAACAGCCGGCGCGGCGTCGTCCATTTCATCAGCCGGTCGCCCCTGGGGGAGCCGGAGACGAAGCTCAGCTTCACCGGCGGGCAGCGGGCCTACGCCGACGGCTCTGCCCGGATCTCCCGGCGTGTCGGCACCCGGCTCGGCGTCAAGCTGTCGGCGCGGTACGCGCGGGCCGACGAGTGGCACTTCAACGACCCGGTCGAGCAGAGCTTGAGATCGCAGGCGCTGGCCGCGGGGGCCTTGGCCGATACGCTCCTCATCGGGCGACGCCGCCCGACCGCCGACGTGTTCCACTCGGAGGCCCGGGCCGACTGGGTCGTGGCGCGTAACGCCATTCTGGTCAGCAGCGTCGGGGTGAGCCGCGGGGTGGGAATCGAGACCGGAGCGGAAGCCGGCGCCGCGCAGTCCAACGGCTGGCGCTCCACCTTCGTGCAGACCCGGCTGGAGCACCCGCACCTCTTTGCCAATGTCACGCTCGATCTGAGCGACGCGGGCGAGGTCTACAATCTCCGGAGCGGCACCCGGCTTGAGGAGAACTCCCGCCGGTTCGCCGCGCAGCTTCAGTATCGCGCCGAACGGGGACCATTTCGGCTCCTGACTGGAGGCGACTTCCGCCTGGGCGTCCCTCGCACCGGGGGAACCCTCAACGGCCGATTCGAGAACGACGACGATCTCCGCGAGACCGGCGCCTACGTGCACCTGAGCGCGGCGGCCGGCCCGCGCCTGGAGTTGAGTGGGGCGCTCCGCCTCGATCATCACAACCGGCTCGCCGATGCCTATTTCCTGTCGCCGCGGGCCGCACTGGTGTTCAAGCCGGCGCCCAACCACGCGCTTCGTGCCAGCTGGAGCCGCTCGTTTGCGCAGCCCTCGGCTCGCGCCCTCTTTCCCGACGTGAGCCTGGGCCCGCTCGGGCCGCTGCCGTTCTCGCTTCGGCTGGAGGGATCGGCAGGGCAGGGCTTCACCTTCGATCGATCCTGCGGCGGGCTGTGCATGCGTATCCCGGCCGCGTTCGCCGGGGGCCAGGTGGTGAGCGCTCCCGCCGATGCGACGCTGACCTGGCCGGTGATGGTGGCCCTGCTGCAGGCACGCGGGCTCGACCTCTCCGGTATCCCCGCACCGACCGGCGCGCAGGTGGGCAGCCAGCTCGCGCTGCTGAATCCGGCGCTCCAGACGTTCACGCAAGTGACCCCGGCGCAGATCCTGGATGTCGCCCCGGTGCAGAGAACGGTGGAGAGCTCGCTCGAGGGTGGCTACAAGGGGTACCTGACCGATCGCTTCTTCACCACCGTCGACCTCTACTACGTCCGCGCGAGCCACGTCTTCGCCACCACCTCGAGCGTCAACACGCCCAACGTGTTCTTCGACCCGGTCAGCTTGACCCAGTACCTCTCCCAGTACGTCTCGCCCGCGGAGGCTCAGGCCGCGGCCGCGGCGGTCGCCACGATACCCGTGGGGACGATCGAGCCGCGCGAGGTCCCCGGGGCTGACCTGCTGATCTTCCAGCCCGCGACCCAGGGTGGGCGCTACGATTACTGGGGTGCGGACGTAAGCCTCGGCTGGCACGCCACCTCACAGGTGACCGTGACCGGGGGCTACTCCTATTCCAGCAAGGACTCGACCGACCTCGGCGGCAGTGCGGGGTACCTGCTGTTCCAGATCCCGCGCCATCACGGCAGCCTGGCCATCGACTGGCGGGACGATCCGGGGGGCCACTGGGCCTATCTGCGTGGTCGCGCCGCCTCGCCATTCTCGGTGAGCTCGCCCGCCTACGTGGGCCGGGTGTCGTCCTACGCCGTCTTCGACCTCGGCGCCGGCCTGCGGCTCCCGTGGGCCAGGGACACCTGGCTTTCGCTCGACGCGTTGAATGTGCTGGACCATCGGCATGCCGAGTTCGTCGGCACGCCCGAGATCGGAAGGCTGGTGAGCTCGCGCATTGAGATCTCCTTCTGAGCTGGAGCGAACTGGCGGCCCGGGCGCGACGAGTTACTGACGCGGTCGCAGACGATCCCGACCGCCGGCTCGAGCTCCGTATGGCCTTCTACCGCCGCTTCGGCTTCGGCCAGGAGCTCATGGCGCGGGGTGCACTCGACTCGAGCGATCCCGACTCCGAGTTCGGCTACGGCCGCTCCGAGCTCGACTTTCTGCGCTGGGAGATCGGCCGCGGCGTCCTCAATCCCGTGGACGGATCCCGCGGACCAGCCGGCAGTCTCTGGTGGCGCGAGGTAAACCTTTCTTTCCTTTATGATGGTGAGCTCGCCGCGCTGGGCCGCGAGGCCGGCCTCGACCCCGCCACCGCCGACGCACCGGTCGGTTCCTGGATGTCGTACATGCTGGCGCCAGGCGAGCGAACCTGGTACCGAGCCCACAACTCGAGCATCGCGGCCGGCTACGAGAGGCACCTCACGGCGGCAGGGTCGGAGCCTCGCTCGGAACAGATCTTCGTAAACATGGTGCTCTATCGGCTGCTCTTCGCTCAGGCGCTGGCCGAGGGGGCAGCCTTTGGCGCGCTCGGGCGCTTCATGTGCAATCCTCGCTTCCCCTCGGTGGACGCGATGGTGCACCTGCCCGACTTCTATCCCGACAAGTACCCCCTGACGCGTCCGGAGATCCGTGAGGTGATGCATCGGGGTCACACGCTGGAAGAGGCGACGACGATCTGCCTGGATCAGGTCCTGATCCATCCCCAACTCGCACGCCTCTATCGCGAGGCCGCCCGATGGAACACGGCGTCCTTTCTCGAGCGCTGGGTGCTCCGGGGCGAGCCGGTGTATCCGTCTCTCGCGTCGGCCAGGCCGTTGCTCCGCCGGCTGGCGGGCTGGACCCGAGGGCTCCGACGGAGAGGTTAGCCGGATGGATCTGCTGCGGCCCTTCCTTCCGATAGACCGCTGTCACGCCCTCGCAGCCGGCCGGGAACTGCCCGAGCATGCGGCCGGCGCGGCCCTCTTCGCGGACGTATCCGGATTTACCGCGCTCTCCGGCGCCCTGGCCGCGGAGCAGGGAGGGAAGCGTGGTGCCGAGGAGCTGCTCTCCCGGCTCAATCGCCTCTACGATCCGCTGATTGCCATCATTCACCAGCAGGCGGGCGCGGTGGTGGGCTTTGCCGGGGATTCAATCACCTGCTGGTTCGACGCGATGCCGGCCGGGCTGCCCGGCTATCCTTCCGCCGCGCTCCGCGCGGTGACAGCCGCGGAGCGGATGCAGACGGCCATGAGAGCGTTTGCGCCCGCACCGGGCGAGGGCAAGGTGGCGCTGGGGATCAAGGTGGCGGTTGCGGCGGGTGCCGCCCGCCGGCTGGCGGTTGGAGACCCCGACTACTGCCTCCTCGACGCCATGGCGGGAGCCACACTCGATCGGATGGCGGCGGCCGAGCAAGCGGCGGCGGCGGGCGAGATCCTGGTGGACGACGCGAGCCATGAGTTGCTCGAGGCAAACCTGGTGGCCGGGATCCCGCGTCCGCTCGGTGGGAGCCACGGCCGGGCTCACCCGGTGCTGGCCGTCGCGGCCTGTGCCCCTCCCTCACCCTGGCCCGCGTTTCCGGCGCAGCTCAGCGAGGACGTGACGCGGCGCTGGGTCCTCCCCGCCGTGGCCGAGCGAATGGCCGCGGGCGGCAGATTTCTGGGGGAGCTGCGTCAGGTCGTGCCGCTGTTCGCGAGTCTGGACGGCATCGATTGGGAAACAGATCGTGAGGCTCCCGCGCGTCTCGATGCCTGGGTGCGATGGGCCCAGGCCACCATCGCCGGGCTGGGCGGCGCCGTCATTCAGCTCACCATCGGCGACAAGGGCACCAACCTCTACGCCGCCTTCGGAGCGCCAGTGGCCCATGAAGACGCCGCCGATCGCGCCGCCGCGGCGGCGGTCGTGCTCCAGGCCCCTCCCGACACGCTCGGTTTCGTGCCGCGGACTCGCATCGGCATCAGCCAGGGACCGGTGTGGACCGGTGCCTGCGGCAGCGCCGAGCGCCGCTGCTATGGCGTAATGGGCGAGCCGGTCAACCTTGCCGCGCGGCTCATGTCCCACGCGCCGACGGGCGAGACGTTGGTAGACCAGCGCGCCGCCCGCGCCGCCGGGCGTCACCGTTTCTCCGCCCTGAGCCCGCTGCAGGTCAAGGGCAGACCCGAGCCCGTTCTGGCGGCCACGCTCATCGGCCGGAGCATGACGATGGATGTCGGCGGACCAGTAGCCGCACCGCTCGTGGGCCGCGAGACCGAGCTCGCCCTCTTGGAGCCGCTCCTCCTCGCCACTGCCCGGGGCGATCGGGGCGCGCTGGTGCTCCAGGGAGCCGCCGGCATCGGAAAGAGCCGGCTCTCGGCGGAGCTGATGGCGAGAGCACAGCAAATCGGAGTTCGAGTGCTGCGCGGTGTGGGCGATCCGGTGGAGCGCCAGCGCGCCTATCACGCCTGGCAGCCGGTCTTCGCCGCCCTGCTTGGCGTGGAGCGAGGGAGGGCAGGAGATCCGAGCGTGCGCGACGCCGTGCTCCAGCGGCTCCGTGCCCTCGGCCCGGCGTTCGAGCGCCAGGCTCCCCTGCTCAAGGCGGTTCTCCCGCTCGATATCGAGGAGACTCCCGTCACTACGCAGATGGAGGCGGAGGTTCGGGCCGCGAACACCCTCGAGCTGCTCGCCGGGCTGGTGGAGAGCCTCGCCGGCGGCCCGACACTCCTGCTGCTCGAGGATGCGCACTGGCTCGATTCCACCTCCTGGGCCCTGCTCGCCACGCTGCGCCACCGGGCGGCGCCGCTCCTCATCGCGGTGGTCTCCCGTCCGCTCGACGAGCTCGCTGCCGGCGCGCCGCTTCCACCGGCGGTCGAGGAGCTTCGCGGCGATCCTGGGACCGTGAGTCTCCTCCTGGAGCCACTGCCCGCGGCATCGGCCGTGAGCCTTGCCTGCAGCCGGCTCGGCGTCGACGCGCTGCCGCCGCGGATCGCGGCGCTGATCGACCAGCGGGCCGAGGGGAATCCGCTCTATCTCGAGGAGCTGGTGCATGCGCTGCTCGAGGCTGGGGTGATCCGGGTCGAGGAGCGCCGCTGCGTGCTGGACGAGAGCGCCGGAGATCCCGCGGCACTCCTGCCCGATACCCTCGAGGGGCTGGTGACCAGCCGCCTCGACCGGCTCACGCCCGTGTCGCAGCGGGCCGCGAAGGTGGCCAGTGTCATCGGCCGGGTCTTTCCGGTCCGCCTGTTGGAGGCGGTGTATCCCGTGGCGGGTGAGCGATCCGCCATTCCGGCCGCGCTGGAGGAGCTGGCGCGGCTCGAGATCGCCCGGCCCGTCTCCGAGCCGGAGCCGAGCTACACCTTCAAGCACGCCATCACCCACGACGCGGTGTACGGCACGCTGCTCTTCGCTCATCGCCAGGAGCTCCATCGCGCCGTCGCCGAGTGGTACGAGGGGCAGGGCAGCGATCTGGCTCCGCTCTATCCGGTGCTGGCGCATCACTGGGAGTCCGCCGAGGCACCGGCGGAGGCGGTTCGCTATGGGGAGCTGGCCGGAGAACAGGCCCTCCGAAGCTTCGCCAACCGTGAGGCCGCCGCGTTCTTCACCAAGGTTCTTTCCCGACTCGACCGGCTGCCGGCCGAGCCCGCGCCCACCCGCGCGCTTCGCCGCGCCCGCGCGCTCCGCGGACTCGGTACGGCCGCGTACTCCCTCGGTGATACGGCCGAAGCATCGTCGCGACTGGAGGATGCGCTCGCCGCGCTGGGCCGTCCGTGGCCCCGGACCCGCCCCCGGCTGGTGGGCCTGCTCTGCGGCGGGGTGTTGCGGCAGGCCGTCCATCGTCTTCTCCCCCGTTCGACCCCGGTTCCGTCTGCGCGGCAAGCGGCCGAGCGGACCGAGATGGCCGGTGCGCTCGGTATCCTGATCCGGGCGTATTTCCCGATCGGCAACCTGCTCGGCGCGGTCACCGCGAATTTCGAGGCGCTCAATCTGGCGGAGCGGGCCGGCGAAGGTGCCGAAGTCGCCGGCCAGCTCGCCACCGCCTACACCAACGTCGGCGCCACCTTCGACAACGCCTTCGGTCTTCATCGGATCGCCGCTGGGTACTACGAGCGGGCCCGCGCGGCGGCCACCGCGGCGGGGAACCTCCACGCCATCGCCAACCTGGAAAAAGTGAGAGGCATGATCTACATGATGACCCGCCGGCTCGCTGAGGCCACCGAGCCGTTCGAGCGCTCCGCCGCGCTGCACGTCGAGCTGGGAGACGCGCGCGGCTGGGAGGAGGTCTGCTATTCCAACGCGACTCGTGCGCTGGCCAGTGGCGACTTGCTCGGAGCCCTCGCGCTGATGGAAGGCGTTGTGGCGTCCGGCCGCCGCCGCGACTCCGCCCATTCCTGCGTGCTCGGACTGGCGCAGCTCGCTTTGGTCCTCCTCCGGCTCGGACGCCTGAGCGAGGCCGAGCAGGCCGCCACCGAGAGCCGGGCGATCCGCAGTCGCGAGCGCTATCCCGCCGAGCGGATCTACGCGGGCGGCGTGCTGGCGTGGGCTCGGGCGCTCCAGGGCGCCGAGCAGGACGTGCTTCCGCTGCTGGAGGAGATCGCCGTGCTGGCGGCCGAGGTGGGGATGAGCGGGATCGCTGCCGAGGGATACGTCGCCGGGGGAGAAGCCGCGGCACTCCTGCTGAATGCCCGCTCCGCGGGAGACGTTGCCAGTCGGGAGCGGCTCCTTCACCTCGGTGCGCTGATGCACCGCCCCCTCATCCGGACCGCGCGCTACATGGCGTCGCTCTACACTCCCCCCGCGGAGCGCCTCGCGGGCGCCTTTGCCATGGCGCGCGGGCAGGATCGCCCGGCCCTCCGCAAGTGGCGCCGCTCTCTCGCGCTCGCCGCTTCCGATGGCCAGCGCTGGGACGAGGCCGAGGCCGCCCTCGCCCTCGCGCGATTCCATCCGGCCTCCGCCGAGCGGGACCGCCACGCCGCCCGTGCGCACGACCTGTACACCTCCATGGGCGCCGCGGGGCGCCTCCGCCGCCTCGACTCACTGGCGAGGACTCCATGACCGATTCGACGTCGCGTCCGAAGACCCGGGTGGCCATCCTGGGCGGGGGGATGTCCGGACTGACCGCGGCGCTGGCGCTCACCGATCCGGAGAACCCTCGCCGCGCGGATTACGAGGTGACCGTCTACCAGATGGGCTGGCGCCTGGGAGGGAAGGGTGCCAGCGGCCGGAACCTCGATCCGGAGTACCACCACCGCATCCAGGAGCACGGGCTTCACATCTGGTTTGGCTGCTACGACAACGCCTTTCGGATCATGCGCAAGGCGTACGCGGAGCTGGGTCGGTCACCCGACGCGCCGCTGGCGAGCTGGCTGGATGCGTTTCATCCCCACAGCGTCTCCGGCGTCGAGATGCACGTGGGGCACCAGTGGCGCCAGTGGATCGGGACCTTCCCCGTCAACGACGCCGTGCCCGGCCACGGCGGGCTGCTCCCGCTCTGGAGTTACGTCGCGACGGGCGTGAAGATGTACTACGCCAACTTCCTCGGGCGGACCCAGGGACAGGCGCCGTCGCCGACCGGCGATCAGTGGGTCGCCTTTCCCTCGAAACCGCGCCAGAAAGCCCAGCGGCGTGAAGGCGTGCGCGAGGGACGCTTCGTCCTGTGGCTCGCCGGGGTGCTCCGGCACCTCTGGTTCCTCGAGACCCCGTTCCACCTGTTGAACGTGGCGTTCGTGGCCGCCAACCGTATGCTGCTCCGCCGGTACTGGAAGCGGAACCAGAAGGCGATCGCCACCGATCCCATGCAGCGCGAGCGCTGGATCGTGCTGCATTTCATGTTTGCCACCTTCGCCGGGATGGTCGCGAACCGGGTGCTGCTGTACGGCTTCAAGCCGCTCAACGGGCAAGATTTTCGGGACTGGATGGCGCGCCACGCGCTCGACGATGGCGGGTTGATGCTCAACTCGGCGTTCATGGTGGGACTGTACGACGGGATGTTCGCCTACGAGAACGGCGACAACACCAAGCCGCCCGGCGCCGACTGGCCGCCCCATGCGAAGATGGAGGCCGGGGAGGCCCTCAAGTGCTGTCTCCGCCAGGCGCTCACCTATCGCGGCTCCGGCATCTGGAAGATGCAGGCCGGTATGGGCGACACGGTCTTCGGCCCGGTCTACGAGATTCTGCGCCGGCGCGGCGTGCGCTTCGCCTTCTTCCATCGCGTGGACCGGGTGCAGGCCAGCGCCGATGCCGCAACGATCGATCGGATCGATCTCACCCGGCAGGCCGAGCTGGTGCCCCGGGTGCAGGAGCTGGGTGGCTACCAGCCGTTCGTCGATGTGAAGGGGTTGCCCTGCTGGCCCGACCGGCCGCTCTACCGCCAGCTGGTGGACGGAGACGCGCTCCGCGAGTCGGGCGTGAATCTCGAGTCCTACGGCGCCAACTGGGCGGGCGATCGGCCCCTGACCCTGGAACGCGGCCGCGACTTCGATCAGGTCGTCCTCGCCATCTCGATCGGCGCCCTTCCCTACATCGCCTGCGATCTGGTGAAGAAGAGCGCCAAGTGGCGCGACATGATCACCCACGTCAAGACCACACGCACCCTCGCCAGTCAGGTCTGGTACCGCCGGACGGCCTACGAGCTCGGCTGGACCTCGATGCAGCAGCCGGTGGTCTCCGGCTACGACACCGGCCCCTTCGATACCTGGGCCGACATGTCGCACCTCATCCCCTGCGAAGGCTGGCAGTCCGGCGGCCGCCCAGGGCGGGAACAATATCCACTGAATGCCGCGTACTACTGCGGCATGATGGCGGATGATTCGCCCCTGCCCGAAACGCCGTGCGGACCACAGGCGGCCTACCCCGATCAGGCCGCGGAGGACGCAAAGGTGGAAGGGATCGTGCGAGACTTTCTCCTCCAGAAGGTCGGCGCACTCTTTCCTGAGGCGAACCCGGCGCCGGGCACTTTCCGGTGGGAGTGGCTGGTCGATCAGCGCGGCACCGGTGCCGTCGGTCCCGAGCGCCTCGGCGCGCAGTACTTCCGCGCCAACGTCGAGCCGTCGGAGCGCTACGTGCTCTCGGTCCCCGGCAGCGACAAGTATCGCCTGCCCGCTCACGACGACGGCGAGTTCACCAATCTCTACCTCGCCGGCGACTGGACCGATTGCGGACTCAATATGGGTTGTATCGAGGCGGCCACCATGTCAGGGCTGCTGGCCGGCAATGCCCTCTCCGGCTATCCCAGCCGCAACGACATCATCGGCCTCCACTGGTGACCCACAACCTTGCCCCACCTTGCCTCACCTTGCCCCACCCTGCCTCACCCTCTCCGGAATCCAGGTCCGGATCTCGGACCGGGCGCAGTACCAGGCCGTTGGCTCCCCGGTTGGCCCGGGGATCCCCGCCGCCTGCGGCAGCGTGTTGCGGCTCACGGTAACGTCGCACTCCTGAATCAAGCGCGGGGCCCGGGCCTCACTGCCCCTCAGGAGCGCTCCGCTCCCGCTGCTGGAGAACATCACGAAGCGCTCGACGATGAATCGGGCCAGTGTTCCCGGCGCCGCCTCATACGCCGGCCCGCGCGGACGATAGCGCAGTCGCAGCTCGGGCCGCTCATCGCCGTCATCGACTCTTCCTTCACTTCGGAAGACCCGATCCTCTCCCTCGCGATGGAGGGACACCGCGGAATCGTGATAGGGCAGACCGAAAAGCTTCCGCCCGACCACGGATCCCATCAGCGTGCCGGCATCGATTCGAAAGAACCAGATCCCTGGCTCCTCGCCGTACACGACGTACGTGAGGCAGTCCACCTCGTCGAAGCGCGAGAACGGCGGAACCGGCGGCAGGCCGCGCGGGCGCAACCGCTCCATCCGGAACGGGATCAGGGTGATCCATGCCTGCCCCTCGAAGGTGTCCAACGAGAGCGGGGCCGGGATTCGGCCGGCGAGCGACGCTGGTGCCACCGGCCAGCTCAGAAAGAGCATCTCCGCCTCGGTCTGGGATACCAACCAGGGGAGGCGGCCGCAGAGTGACATCGCTCGGTTCACCCTGCCACGGGGACGCGCTGGATCAGGCA
The nucleotide sequence above comes from Gemmatimonadales bacterium. Encoded proteins:
- a CDS encoding NAD(P)-binding protein, which produces MTDSTSRPKTRVAILGGGMSGLTAALALTDPENPRRADYEVTVYQMGWRLGGKGASGRNLDPEYHHRIQEHGLHIWFGCYDNAFRIMRKAYAELGRSPDAPLASWLDAFHPHSVSGVEMHVGHQWRQWIGTFPVNDAVPGHGGLLPLWSYVATGVKMYYANFLGRTQGQAPSPTGDQWVAFPSKPRQKAQRREGVREGRFVLWLAGVLRHLWFLETPFHLLNVAFVAANRMLLRRYWKRNQKAIATDPMQRERWIVLHFMFATFAGMVANRVLLYGFKPLNGQDFRDWMARHALDDGGLMLNSAFMVGLYDGMFAYENGDNTKPPGADWPPHAKMEAGEALKCCLRQALTYRGSGIWKMQAGMGDTVFGPVYEILRRRGVRFAFFHRVDRVQASADAATIDRIDLTRQAELVPRVQELGGYQPFVDVKGLPCWPDRPLYRQLVDGDALRESGVNLESYGANWAGDRPLTLERGRDFDQVVLAISIGALPYIACDLVKKSAKWRDMITHVKTTRTLASQVWYRRTAYELGWTSMQQPVVSGYDTGPFDTWADMSHLIPCEGWQSGGRPGREQYPLNAAYYCGMMADDSPLPETPCGPQAAYPDQAAEDAKVEGIVRDFLLQKVGALFPEANPAPGTFRWEWLVDQRGTGAVGPERLGAQYFRANVEPSERYVLSVPGSDKYRLPAHDDGEFTNLYLAGDWTDCGLNMGCIEAATMSGLLAGNALSGYPSRNDIIGLHW
- a CDS encoding AAA family ATPase — translated: MDLLRPFLPIDRCHALAAGRELPEHAAGAALFADVSGFTALSGALAAEQGGKRGAEELLSRLNRLYDPLIAIIHQQAGAVVGFAGDSITCWFDAMPAGLPGYPSAALRAVTAAERMQTAMRAFAPAPGEGKVALGIKVAVAAGAARRLAVGDPDYCLLDAMAGATLDRMAAAEQAAAAGEILVDDASHELLEANLVAGIPRPLGGSHGRAHPVLAVAACAPPSPWPAFPAQLSEDVTRRWVLPAVAERMAAGGRFLGELRQVVPLFASLDGIDWETDREAPARLDAWVRWAQATIAGLGGAVIQLTIGDKGTNLYAAFGAPVAHEDAADRAAAAAVVLQAPPDTLGFVPRTRIGISQGPVWTGACGSAERRCYGVMGEPVNLAARLMSHAPTGETLVDQRAARAAGRHRFSALSPLQVKGRPEPVLAATLIGRSMTMDVGGPVAAPLVGRETELALLEPLLLATARGDRGALVLQGAAGIGKSRLSAELMARAQQIGVRVLRGVGDPVERQRAYHAWQPVFAALLGVERGRAGDPSVRDAVLQRLRALGPAFERQAPLLKAVLPLDIEETPVTTQMEAEVRAANTLELLAGLVESLAGGPTLLLLEDAHWLDSTSWALLATLRHRAAPLLIAVVSRPLDELAAGAPLPPAVEELRGDPGTVSLLLEPLPAASAVSLACSRLGVDALPPRIAALIDQRAEGNPLYLEELVHALLEAGVIRVEERRCVLDESAGDPAALLPDTLEGLVTSRLDRLTPVSQRAAKVASVIGRVFPVRLLEAVYPVAGERSAIPAALEELARLEIARPVSEPEPSYTFKHAITHDAVYGTLLFAHRQELHRAVAEWYEGQGSDLAPLYPVLAHHWESAEAPAEAVRYGELAGEQALRSFANREAAAFFTKVLSRLDRLPAEPAPTRALRRARALRGLGTAAYSLGDTAEASSRLEDALAALGRPWPRTRPRLVGLLCGGVLRQAVHRLLPRSTPVPSARQAAERTEMAGALGILIRAYFPIGNLLGAVTANFEALNLAERAGEGAEVAGQLATAYTNVGATFDNAFGLHRIAAGYYERARAAATAAGNLHAIANLEKVRGMIYMMTRRLAEATEPFERSAALHVELGDARGWEEVCYSNATRALASGDLLGALALMEGVVASGRRRDSAHSCVLGLAQLALVLLRLGRLSEAEQAATESRAIRSRERYPAERIYAGGVLAWARALQGAEQDVLPLLEEIAVLAAEVGMSGIAAEGYVAGGEAAALLLNARSAGDVASRERLLHLGALMHRPLIRTARYMASLYTPPAERLAGAFAMARGQDRPALRKWRRSLALAASDGQRWDEAEAALALARFHPASAERDRHAARAHDLYTSMGAAGRLRRLDSLARTP
- a CDS encoding cupin domain-containing protein, producing MVPATTSYQAINLIQKIGLIPDQWSPRVVAELNDYQLKVVRIEGDFVWHDHPETDEAFLVLEGELRIDFRDGAVLLRPGELFVVPKGTEHKPFAAAEVKLLLIEPRGILNTGHAGGERTAQNDRWV
- a CDS encoding TonB-dependent receptor gives rise to the protein MLPLVLLAQVAAGQAVKVTGLVTDSATGARLEGARVILRRDGQTVGAAESDGRGRFRLTRIAPGSYEVRVARIGYAARASGSIDVGETDLALDVRLPELPLQLEPLVVTANLALETALRSPSAVTVVPRERLRTTVATTLADHLRDVPGIDYATKGFFSQTFSARGPRNVTSSDLLMLSDYRYAALPVLEYNNPGLIPTTTEDLDRIEVVRGPGAVIYGPNSRRGVVHFISRSPLGEPETKLSFTGGQRAYADGSARISRRVGTRLGVKLSARYARADEWHFNDPVEQSLRSQALAAGALADTLLIGRRRPTADVFHSEARADWVVARNAILVSSVGVSRGVGIETGAEAGAAQSNGWRSTFVQTRLEHPHLFANVTLDLSDAGEVYNLRSGTRLEENSRRFAAQLQYRAERGPFRLLTGGDFRLGVPRTGGTLNGRFENDDDLRETGAYVHLSAAAGPRLELSGALRLDHHNRLADAYFLSPRAALVFKPAPNHALRASWSRSFAQPSARALFPDVSLGPLGPLPFSLRLEGSAGQGFTFDRSCGGLCMRIPAAFAGGQVVSAPADATLTWPVMVALLQARGLDLSGIPAPTGAQVGSQLALLNPALQTFTQVTPAQILDVAPVQRTVESSLEGGYKGYLTDRFFTTVDLYYVRASHVFATTSSVNTPNVFFDPVSLTQYLSQYVSPAEAQAAAAAVATIPVGTIEPREVPGADLLIFQPATQGGRYDYWGADVSLGWHATSQVTVTGGYSYSSKDSTDLGGSAGYLLFQIPRHHGSLAIDWRDDPGGHWAYLRGRAASPFSVSSPAYVGRVSSYAVFDLGAGLRLPWARDTWLSLDALNVLDHRHAEFVGTPEIGRLVSSRIEISF
- a CDS encoding DUF2071 domain-containing protein is translated as MLFLSWPVAPASLAGRIPAPLSLDTFEGQAWITLIPFRMERLRPRGLPPVPPFSRFDEVDCLTYVVYGEEPGIWFFRIDAGTLMGSVVGRKLFGLPYHDSAVSLHREGEDRVFRSEGRVDDGDERPELRLRYRPRGPAYEAAPGTLARFIVERFVMFSSSGSGALLRGSEARAPRLIQECDVTVSRNTLPQAAGIPGPTGEPTAWYCARSEIRTWIPERVRQGGAR